A window of Candidatus Rhabdochlamydia sp. T3358 contains these coding sequences:
- a CDS encoding exodeoxyribonuclease V subunit gamma: MKSCKEEISCPSTTLHCTFSQDIERLADKLKQDLIVSSIHPFSKKIIITPSQPIKDYLIDFFAKELGIVTGIQFLSLKQATNEWLLPFGKKIPDSIEISLALEEIIEQSWQKEEMSKLYSYIACEEGSKRSKRIIGLSDHLSNIFEEYGTYGLHFLSTWVKEPGWQQTLWNQIFSSHFNWTYPLEAARFLQPQNRSIFVFGFSFLPLSYLHILKQTSALFYFFSPCELFWEDVHTDRERSYLRKKLAQRGISIEKREELNHYDAAAHPLLANWGKLGRALLKSLDLFSLTSTEIYELKKENNNLQKLQEQILCFERTEPISQADSSLQLHSAPTKLREIEVLFDTLITLIQKTSITLDQVIVLAPDITIYAPYIEMIFANHQLPYTIENLPIFSNGATHGFLLLKKVLDENFSLNSIYALLDETIFCAKQGWISGQSKQIKQWLEAASIRQEGETFNWDAGISRLLLGIVTLAPLESSWPIDVIALTDIELFSDFLCVFASLQQDLSSLQSEKMTIGSWLLYIETLLLKYFDVENDGFLQEIKQLQKRSQHFPLLRSYESIERIMDRLLHKKTKLQKTQHLRQIHFRSLQEGCIYPSQVIWILGMDEELIPRMLQSSSLSELAQNLGSDHIPTCAEQDRYLLLEALFSAQKHLLFSYERIDSKDQKPKGFSFLIEELQACVALQITDHPNLPFDSIYFQESSQIKKSQTDYQAAMSYYFPSSQNKPFLVQDQTQPVMIPTIDVKQLYKLAKNPIRFFCQDVFQIFLEKEEPDGDFLFSNYQKAIFTKEVRTKPLHELLVQLEAQGKLPMGLFKDLTLKKLHEEVAQMQETFSRFDLQLGSLFCVSLSSRCRKIEQLKCGNWIAPAIELSFENQKIHITGTLTDLSTKGLISKGSNHLEGLIHIWPVYLIYLILQPQMNLKASLLSLKDSSYLSLEIKDPISSMQKYLGYFFHARQTISPLKTTWAKTLLLGTQSDFEKVLTNDLCPNSARIQDAYEKWLERRGFYFDAQKTWNYWTPIFKNVFFELIGSL, from the coding sequence ATGAAATCTTGTAAAGAAGAGATCTCTTGTCCTTCAACTACTCTACACTGTACATTTAGCCAAGATATAGAAAGACTTGCCGATAAATTAAAACAAGATTTAATTGTTTCTTCTATTCACCCTTTTAGTAAAAAAATTATTATTACACCTAGTCAGCCTATTAAGGACTATCTCATTGACTTTTTTGCAAAAGAATTAGGAATTGTTACAGGCATACAATTTCTTTCTTTAAAGCAGGCTACCAATGAATGGCTACTGCCTTTTGGAAAAAAAATACCGGATTCTATAGAAATTTCTCTGGCATTAGAAGAGATCATCGAACAATCTTGGCAAAAAGAGGAAATGAGCAAACTCTATTCCTATATTGCTTGTGAAGAGGGATCTAAAAGAAGTAAAAGAATCATAGGTCTTAGTGATCATTTGTCTAATATATTCGAAGAATACGGTACTTATGGACTGCATTTTTTATCTACCTGGGTTAAGGAACCAGGTTGGCAACAAACATTATGGAATCAAATATTTTCTTCTCATTTCAACTGGACTTATCCCCTAGAAGCTGCTAGATTTTTGCAACCACAGAATAGATCCATTTTTGTATTTGGGTTTTCTTTTCTTCCTCTTTCTTATTTACATATACTCAAACAAACAAGTGCTCTTTTTTATTTTTTTTCTCCTTGTGAGCTTTTTTGGGAAGACGTTCACACAGATCGCGAAAGATCCTATTTACGAAAAAAACTAGCCCAAAGAGGAATCAGCATTGAGAAAAGAGAAGAACTAAATCATTACGATGCAGCAGCGCATCCTCTATTGGCTAATTGGGGTAAACTAGGAAGAGCGCTCTTAAAAAGTCTTGATCTCTTCTCTTTAACAAGTACAGAAATCTACGAATTAAAAAAAGAAAATAACAACCTACAAAAACTGCAAGAACAGATTCTTTGCTTTGAACGCACAGAGCCCATCTCCCAAGCTGATTCTTCACTGCAATTACATAGTGCCCCTACAAAACTTAGAGAAATAGAAGTTCTTTTTGACACTCTCATAACTCTTATACAAAAAACCTCTATTACACTTGATCAAGTTATCGTATTAGCTCCTGATATAACAATATATGCTCCTTATATCGAAATGATTTTTGCAAATCATCAACTTCCCTATACCATAGAAAATTTACCTATTTTTTCTAATGGAGCTACTCATGGATTTCTTCTATTAAAGAAAGTATTAGATGAAAATTTTTCTCTAAATTCTATTTATGCTTTACTAGATGAAACAATCTTTTGTGCAAAACAGGGTTGGATCTCTGGTCAGTCCAAACAAATTAAGCAATGGTTAGAAGCAGCCTCCATTCGTCAAGAAGGGGAAACTTTTAATTGGGATGCTGGTATCTCTCGTCTTTTATTAGGCATTGTTACTCTAGCCCCTTTAGAATCCTCTTGGCCCATAGATGTGATTGCTCTTACCGATATAGAGCTTTTTTCTGATTTTTTATGTGTATTTGCATCTCTACAACAAGACCTATCGTCCTTGCAATCTGAAAAAATGACTATTGGATCGTGGTTGCTCTATATAGAAACCCTTTTATTGAAGTATTTTGATGTAGAAAACGATGGGTTTTTACAAGAAATCAAACAATTACAGAAAAGGTCTCAACATTTCCCTCTTTTGCGTAGTTATGAGAGCATAGAACGTATTATGGATCGTTTACTTCATAAAAAAACCAAACTTCAAAAAACACAACATTTAAGACAGATCCACTTTCGCTCCCTGCAAGAGGGCTGTATCTATCCTTCCCAAGTGATTTGGATATTAGGAATGGATGAAGAGCTCATTCCTCGCATGCTCCAAAGCTCTTCTTTATCAGAACTAGCTCAAAACCTGGGATCAGATCATATCCCTACATGTGCAGAACAAGATCGTTATTTATTACTAGAAGCACTCTTTTCTGCTCAAAAGCATCTTCTATTCAGCTATGAGAGAATAGATTCTAAAGATCAAAAACCCAAAGGATTTTCTTTTCTTATCGAAGAACTGCAAGCCTGCGTAGCTCTGCAGATCACCGATCACCCAAACCTGCCTTTTGACTCTATCTACTTTCAAGAAAGCTCTCAGATAAAAAAATCGCAAACCGATTATCAAGCAGCTATGTCTTATTATTTTCCTAGCTCACAAAATAAGCCTTTTCTTGTACAAGATCAGACACAACCTGTAATGATTCCGACAATTGATGTAAAACAGCTGTACAAATTAGCCAAAAATCCTATTCGGTTTTTCTGTCAGGATGTCTTTCAGATATTCTTAGAAAAAGAAGAACCTGATGGTGATTTTTTATTTTCTAACTATCAAAAAGCCATTTTCACTAAGGAAGTACGCACAAAACCTTTACATGAATTGCTTGTGCAATTAGAAGCACAAGGAAAACTTCCTATGGGTTTGTTTAAAGATCTTACTCTGAAAAAATTACATGAGGAAGTAGCGCAAATGCAAGAAACCTTCTCTCGATTTGATCTACAGCTAGGCTCTCTTTTCTGTGTCAGCCTATCTTCGAGATGTAGGAAAATAGAGCAGCTCAAATGTGGCAATTGGATAGCTCCTGCTATTGAGCTGTCTTTTGAAAATCAAAAGATCCATATCACTGGGACTTTAACAGATCTATCGACAAAAGGTCTTATTTCTAAAGGGTCTAATCATTTAGAGGGTTTGATTCACATATGGCCTGTTTATCTGATTTATCTGATCCTACAACCACAAATGAACTTAAAAGCCTCCTTGCTTTCTTTGAAAGACAGCTCTTATTTATCTCTGGAAATCAAAGACCCTATTTCATCTATGCAAAAATACCTGGGCTATTTTTTTCACGCTCGTCAAACTATCTCTCCTCTGAAAACAACTTGGGCTAAAACCTTGCTTTTAGGAACTCAAAGCGATTTTGAAAAAGTTCTTACAAATGATCTTTGCCCAAATTCAGCAAGAATACAAGATGCTTATGAAAAGTGGTTAGAGCGTCGTGGATTTTATTTTGATGCTCAAAAAACTTGGAACTACTGGACCCCTATATTCAAAAATGTGTTTTTTGAACTCATTGGCTCTCTATGA
- a CDS encoding MFS transporter, translating into MRFRQLFKRIPSFSKTGRCSLACLNVAQALGVVNDNIFKFTMVFLLIETLGAAEASSILSATGAIYVIPFLLFSSYAGILADRLSKQKLLVFMKGIEVLAMGIAIVAFAAKAPWLCYSLLFILAIHSAVMSPSKYGMIPELVSQHVVPRANGLITSTSYLAIIFGTFLASFLTEKTHSQFTWVACICFMIAIGGFFAALGIKKTPEQATKVKAHPFFLKEIYYTLKIASLTPHLVTAIFSSAFFLFVGAFTQLNVIPFAIQTLHLSDIAGGYLFLVSALGIAAGAFLAGKLSRYKTALGLSCVACLGIAINFFFLSITKSLPLVVISLILIGAFGGLFAVPFDTFIQLNSKDERRGQMIAAANFFSFTGVFIASLLLYIFSQFLELSSANGFAAVAALTLLVFLILVSRLSEFFFSLLAKIFFFFSSPCRMELSSLEANFSAILILEKASFRKAFFLAAEFPMMHFLFPSNRSKQPWYCRFVYSLHAAPKGLDTQELIAYAQTQLLPERPICLFFRKTFQISTSTIYGWIELFQTEPLVFFVRFYKEKTGWVCKLEKKD; encoded by the coding sequence ATGCGTTTTAGACAGCTTTTTAAAAGGATCCCCTCTTTTTCCAAAACAGGCCGTTGTTCTTTAGCTTGTTTAAATGTGGCTCAAGCGCTAGGGGTTGTGAATGATAATATTTTTAAATTCACAATGGTGTTCTTGCTGATTGAAACTTTAGGAGCTGCGGAAGCAAGTTCTATTCTCTCAGCAACAGGCGCCATTTATGTAATCCCTTTTTTACTTTTTTCTTCTTATGCAGGGATTTTAGCAGATCGCTTAAGCAAACAGAAGTTGCTTGTTTTTATGAAAGGAATAGAGGTTCTTGCCATGGGTATCGCCATTGTTGCTTTTGCAGCAAAAGCTCCTTGGCTCTGTTATAGCCTTTTATTTATTTTAGCTATTCACAGTGCTGTAATGAGTCCTTCTAAATACGGGATGATTCCAGAGCTTGTTTCTCAACATGTGGTTCCTCGAGCAAATGGATTAATCACTTCAACATCCTATCTTGCTATTATTTTCGGTACTTTTTTAGCTTCTTTTTTAACAGAAAAGACCCATAGTCAATTTACTTGGGTTGCATGCATTTGTTTCATGATTGCGATAGGAGGTTTTTTTGCTGCTTTAGGCATTAAGAAAACACCGGAGCAAGCGACAAAAGTAAAGGCTCATCCTTTTTTTTTAAAAGAAATTTACTATACTTTGAAAATTGCCTCTTTGACACCTCATTTAGTCACAGCCATCTTTAGTTCAGCATTTTTTTTATTCGTGGGCGCTTTTACACAACTTAATGTCATTCCTTTTGCCATCCAAACCTTGCATTTAAGCGATATTGCAGGAGGGTATTTGTTTTTAGTTTCTGCTTTAGGCATTGCTGCAGGAGCTTTTTTAGCAGGAAAGCTTTCTCGATATAAAACGGCTTTAGGACTTTCTTGTGTGGCCTGTTTGGGTATTGCCATTAATTTTTTCTTCTTATCGATTACAAAAAGTTTACCTCTTGTTGTTATCTCTCTGATTTTAATTGGTGCATTTGGAGGATTGTTTGCTGTGCCTTTTGACACATTTATTCAACTCAATAGCAAAGATGAAAGAAGAGGACAAATGATTGCAGCTGCTAACTTTTTTAGCTTCACAGGAGTATTTATTGCTTCTCTTCTTCTTTATATATTTAGTCAATTTTTAGAGCTCTCTTCTGCTAATGGCTTTGCTGCTGTTGCTGCGCTTACCCTTCTGGTTTTTTTGATATTAGTCTCTCGATTATCTGAATTTTTCTTTTCCCTTTTAGCAAAAATATTCTTTTTTTTCTCTTCTCCGTGTCGCATGGAGCTTTCTTCTTTGGAGGCAAACTTTTCCGCAATATTGATTTTAGAAAAAGCTTCTTTTCGCAAAGCCTTTTTTTTAGCAGCTGAATTTCCTATGATGCATTTTCTTTTTCCTTCTAATAGATCTAAACAACCTTGGTATTGTCGCTTTGTATATTCTCTGCATGCAGCCCCTAAAGGGTTAGATACACAAGAGCTGATTGCTTATGCGCAAACGCAACTTCTTCCAGAAAGACCCATTTGTTTATTTTTTAGAAAAACTTTTCAAATCTCTACATCGACTATATATGGATGGATTGAGCTATTTCAAACCGAACCTCTGGTCTTTTTTGTCCGCTTTTATAAAGAAAAGACGGGTTGGGTTTGCAAATTAGAAAAAAAAGATTAA
- the rpsT gene encoding 30S ribosomal protein S20: protein MANEKKDKQVVKRPSAEKRNIQSKKRNLCNRALKARVGSASRSLKEALSQKDASSIQEKLNEVYSLMDKGVKKGVFKINKASRLKARLSTAAKKASV, encoded by the coding sequence ATGGCAAATGAAAAAAAAGACAAGCAGGTAGTAAAGCGTCCTAGTGCAGAAAAACGCAATATACAAAGCAAAAAGCGCAATCTATGCAATCGCGCACTTAAAGCAAGAGTGGGTAGTGCCTCAAGATCTTTGAAAGAAGCTCTTTCTCAAAAAGATGCTTCCTCCATTCAAGAAAAACTCAATGAAGTTTATAGCTTAATGGATAAAGGAGTTAAAAAAGGGGTATTTAAAATCAATAAAGCCAGCCGTCTTAAGGCTCGCCTAAGCACAGCAGCTAAAAAAGCTTCTGTGTAA
- a CDS encoding RNA polymerase sigma factor encodes MSKGSFNNLFTQQHQQKVEELVAIAKEQGYITYEEINEILPMTFDSAEQIDQVLIFLSGMDIQILNQVEVERQKERKKEAKELEGLPKRSETTSDDPVRMYLKEMGSVPLLTREEEVEISKRIEKAQIQIEKIIMRFRYSTRETISIANYLISSKERFDKIISEKEVEDKNNYVIVLPKLCMLLRQEDQILENLLRELFSTEEKKIDKVKLAEEIEKCRIRTQAYLRRMHFRHNIIEDFGEVILNAYERFLILEKEIQELIPRAEKNKFAAGKLRAIRRKLLNRELAAGRTLDEFKKDVRMLQRWMDKSQEAKREMVESNLRLVISIAKKYTNRGLSFLDLIQEGNMGLMKAVEKFEYRRGYKFSTYATWWIRQAVTRAIADQARTIRIPVHMIETINKVLRGAKKLMMETGREPTPEELAVELGITPERVREIYKIAQHPISLQAEVGDGGESQFGDFLEDTAIESPAEATGYAILKDKINEVLATLTDRERTVLMERFGLIDGKPKTLEEVGVRFKVTRERVRQIEAKALRKMRHPTRAKQLQAFLDLLEEE; translated from the coding sequence ATGTCAAAAGGGTCATTTAATAATTTGTTTACACAACAGCATCAACAAAAAGTCGAAGAACTTGTCGCTATAGCTAAAGAGCAAGGGTATATCACGTACGAGGAAATTAATGAAATTTTGCCTATGACGTTCGATTCTGCTGAACAGATCGACCAGGTTTTAATTTTCTTAAGCGGTATGGATATTCAAATCCTTAATCAAGTTGAAGTAGAAAGACAAAAAGAGCGAAAAAAAGAAGCAAAGGAACTGGAAGGATTACCTAAGAGGTCTGAGACAACCTCCGATGACCCAGTACGTATGTACCTGAAAGAGATGGGATCGGTTCCCCTACTGACCAGAGAAGAAGAGGTTGAAATTTCTAAGCGGATTGAGAAAGCGCAAATTCAAATAGAAAAAATTATTATGCGTTTTCGTTATTCAACGCGTGAGACCATCTCCATTGCTAACTATCTCATTTCCTCTAAAGAGCGTTTCGATAAGATTATCTCAGAGAAAGAAGTAGAGGACAAAAACAATTATGTAATCGTGCTTCCTAAGCTATGCATGTTGCTTAGACAAGAAGATCAAATCTTAGAAAATCTTTTGCGTGAACTCTTTAGTACAGAAGAGAAAAAAATCGATAAAGTAAAACTCGCAGAAGAAATCGAAAAGTGCCGTATTCGAACTCAAGCTTATTTGAGACGAATGCACTTTCGTCACAATATCATTGAAGATTTTGGCGAGGTGATCCTTAACGCTTATGAGCGATTTCTCATATTGGAAAAAGAGATTCAGGAATTGATTCCTCGGGCAGAGAAAAATAAGTTTGCTGCAGGGAAGTTGCGTGCGATAAGGCGTAAATTATTAAATCGTGAATTAGCTGCAGGACGCACGTTAGACGAGTTTAAAAAAGATGTTCGCATGTTGCAGCGTTGGATGGATAAGAGTCAAGAAGCCAAAAGAGAGATGGTAGAATCCAATTTGCGCTTGGTGATTTCTATTGCTAAAAAATATACCAACCGCGGTTTGTCCTTTTTGGATTTGATCCAAGAAGGAAATATGGGGTTGATGAAAGCTGTAGAAAAATTTGAATATCGACGTGGTTATAAATTTTCTACTTATGCTACTTGGTGGATTCGTCAAGCTGTAACTCGCGCAATCGCTGATCAGGCAAGAACCATCCGTATTCCTGTGCATATGATAGAAACAATTAATAAGGTTTTACGCGGAGCTAAAAAGCTCATGATGGAGACAGGTCGAGAGCCTACTCCTGAGGAGCTCGCTGTAGAACTGGGTATAACTCCTGAGCGTGTGCGTGAAATTTATAAAATCGCCCAACATCCTATTTCTCTACAAGCAGAGGTGGGAGATGGAGGAGAAAGCCAATTTGGAGATTTTCTAGAAGATACAGCTATTGAATCACCAGCTGAAGCAACGGGCTATGCGATTTTAAAAGATAAAATTAATGAAGTGCTTGCTACTTTGACGGATCGAGAGCGCACGGTATTAATGGAACGTTTTGGTCTTATTGATGGCAAACCCAAAACCTTAGAAGAAGTAGGGGTACGTTTTAAGGTTACCAGAGAGCGTGTCAGACAAATCGAAGCAAAAGCGCTACGTAAAATGCGTCATCCTACGCGTGCTAAACAATTGCAGGCTTTCTTGGATCTATTGGAAGAGGAATAA
- a CDS encoding helicase C-terminal domain-containing protein: MFIRSAEQFFEAVFSKGGPLQKLPRFEIRTGQKEMALLIHNAYQSQEIACIEAGTGTGKSLAYLLPAIYWAIQHKKRTVISTHTIALQEQLMSKDIPFLLKALQIDLKVSLAKGMNNYLCLKKLKILEEQILFFPEQEIRLLQASLKTAEEGTRSEMPFKVSQPIWDKVSAERDSCDHIRCPHYKECYFFKARKQALESQLIIVNHHLLLADYKSRLQQVKDSPLPPYEYLIVDEAHHLELIALQSSAQRLDKRYLLYLLSRLFSETQPDSSLCRLIRKDLLGLNRYSLELQQKIEVDILGQKKVCSLQIEQVFTHDCFSKIDAKYRITDAFRQTSIWEEEILPSLCMLAKELMGLAVIVQGLKQELDQYSEEKIHTHALELHSLKNRLEEESKKISLFCVHDPSAKRVQWLERTAQSFTYVDANLDVALFLGKQFFTPLHAAVLCSATLTTQNSFSFVKRTLGLDQIDKVVQEKIYPSPFSFDTQALFLVPKDIPLPSDPDFLLHIVQAIEEIIAITQGSVFVLFTSFEMLHDCFQRLQSSYPLLKQGDLPRHMLLEKFKQTPGQVLLATDSFWEGVDVPGDALKCVIIVKLPFAVPSDPLHEAYIEAMKQDGKNPFLEYSVPQAIIQFKQGFGRLLRSQQDRGCIVCLDHRLLSKSYGKLFLKSLPSCKNYFGSKEEVYEQMRVFYKNERNIEISTR; encoded by the coding sequence TTGTTCATTCGCTCTGCTGAGCAATTTTTTGAAGCTGTTTTTTCTAAAGGAGGGCCATTACAAAAACTGCCTAGATTTGAAATTCGAACTGGGCAAAAAGAAATGGCTCTTTTGATTCACAATGCCTATCAATCTCAAGAAATTGCTTGTATTGAAGCAGGAACCGGTACCGGCAAAAGCTTAGCATACCTATTGCCAGCAATCTATTGGGCTATTCAGCACAAAAAACGCACTGTGATTTCTACTCATACTATTGCACTACAAGAGCAGTTGATGAGTAAGGATATCCCTTTTTTACTCAAAGCCTTGCAGATCGATCTAAAAGTTTCTTTAGCAAAAGGGATGAATAATTACCTATGTTTAAAGAAACTAAAAATATTAGAAGAACAAATTTTGTTCTTTCCTGAACAAGAGATCAGACTGTTGCAAGCCTCACTTAAAACAGCTGAGGAAGGCACTCGTTCAGAAATGCCGTTTAAAGTTTCCCAGCCCATTTGGGATAAAGTATCGGCAGAAAGAGACAGCTGTGATCACATTAGGTGTCCTCACTACAAGGAATGCTATTTTTTCAAAGCTCGCAAGCAAGCCCTAGAATCACAGCTTATTATTGTTAACCATCATCTTTTATTAGCTGACTATAAATCTAGATTACAGCAAGTCAAAGACTCTCCTCTTCCTCCTTATGAATATCTGATCGTCGATGAGGCACACCATTTAGAATTAATTGCTCTACAAAGCAGTGCGCAGCGATTAGATAAGCGCTATCTTTTATATCTTTTATCTCGTTTATTTTCAGAAACCCAACCAGATAGCTCTTTGTGTAGACTGATTAGAAAAGATCTTTTAGGGCTGAATCGGTACTCTTTAGAGCTCCAGCAAAAAATAGAAGTTGATATACTCGGGCAAAAAAAAGTTTGTAGTTTGCAAATAGAGCAGGTTTTTACACATGATTGTTTTAGTAAAATAGATGCTAAATATCGCATTACAGATGCCTTTAGACAAACCTCTATTTGGGAGGAAGAGATCCTGCCATCTCTTTGTATGCTAGCAAAAGAGCTCATGGGACTTGCTGTTATCGTTCAGGGTTTAAAGCAAGAGTTAGATCAATACTCGGAAGAAAAGATCCATACACATGCACTAGAGTTGCATTCTCTTAAAAACCGTTTAGAAGAAGAGAGTAAAAAAATTTCTCTATTTTGTGTACATGATCCAAGCGCAAAAAGAGTACAATGGCTAGAAAGAACAGCTCAGAGTTTCACTTATGTAGATGCAAATCTAGATGTAGCTCTTTTTTTGGGTAAGCAATTTTTTACTCCTTTACATGCAGCTGTTTTATGTAGTGCAACGCTTACTACTCAAAATAGCTTTTCTTTTGTAAAACGCACCTTAGGGCTAGATCAAATAGATAAGGTAGTTCAGGAAAAGATCTATCCTTCTCCTTTTTCTTTTGATACCCAAGCGCTTTTTTTGGTTCCCAAGGATATCCCTCTGCCCTCAGATCCGGACTTTTTGTTACATATTGTGCAAGCAATAGAAGAAATAATAGCGATTACTCAAGGGAGTGTATTTGTGCTATTTACCTCTTTTGAGATGCTACACGATTGTTTTCAAAGATTGCAGAGCTCCTATCCCCTACTTAAACAAGGGGATCTTCCTCGGCATATGTTGCTTGAAAAGTTTAAACAAACCCCAGGACAAGTGTTGCTAGCTACAGACTCTTTTTGGGAGGGGGTTGATGTTCCAGGAGATGCGCTAAAATGTGTGATAATTGTAAAACTTCCGTTTGCTGTTCCTTCTGATCCTTTACATGAGGCCTATATAGAAGCGATGAAACAAGATGGCAAAAACCCTTTTTTGGAATACAGTGTGCCTCAAGCTATTATTCAGTTTAAACAAGGTTTTGGAAGGCTGCTTAGATCACAGCAAGATAGAGGGTGCATAGTATGCTTAGATCATCGTCTCTTAAGTAAATCCTATGGTAAGCTTTTCTTAAAGAGTCTTCCTTCTTGCAAAAATTACTTTGGCTCAAAAGAAGAGGTGTATGAACAAATGAGAGTTTTTTATAAGAATGAAAGAAATATCGAGATCTCTACTCGATAA